A single genomic interval of Vicia villosa cultivar HV-30 ecotype Madison, WI unplaced genomic scaffold, Vvil1.0 ctg.000010F_1_1, whole genome shotgun sequence harbors:
- the LOC131621633 gene encoding uncharacterized protein LOC131621633 codes for MEKWKEIPLSKEEEEGVTVEGEEICGEETFQRTLAGRLWTDSSFNSRAFLSTMLGAWKLRNPVETQELNKNLFLFRFSTKRDLETVLRNGPWSFDRNILVLARVSGEEQPSELNMHFGVFWVRVYELPLMLRSESMARKLGGILGKFEEMDMKEAYRNGRFLRIKVTLDLKQPLKRGTVVRFKEKNLRVHFKYERLPTFCFVCGRLGHQLKDCESAGDLSDEGYDEIEETDLLYGQWLRASPLPRVQEENSKKKDSTSGSCSRSLFNLSSGQSKCETKGKEKEGEGEVEQLKGVGEGRKQVMPKDAVGPITGRDSLLEIEAVAESFGAVDISNVGTGKSGLDKVSGRKKKKWTRRQPSRKREAINTEKLEVEIGKRQLVDVMITEGEVEECGSGEKKRKGQSAMETSLQKSPEVVLDGQHRLGQ; via the coding sequence ATGGAAAAATGGAAAGAGATTCCTTTgtcaaaggaagaagaagaaggagtcaCGGTGGAAGGAGAGGAAATTTGTGGGGAAGAAACTTTTCAGCGGACCCTGGCGGGTAGGCTATGGACTGACAGCAGTTTTAACTCGAGAGCGTTTCTGAGTACGATGCTGGGGGCTTGGAAGCTGAGGAACCCGGTGGAAACGCAGGAACTCAATAAGAATCTCTTTCTCTTTAGGTTTTCTACCAAACGAGATCTGGAGACGGTGTTGAGAAACGGTCCTTGGAGCTTCGATAGAAACATTCTGGTGCTCGCGAGAGTGTCCGGAGAGGAGCAACCATCTGAGCTAAACATGCACTTTGGGGTTTTTTGGGTGAGAGTTTACGAATTGCCCCTAATGCTTCGGTCAGAATCTATGGCGAGAAAACTGGGGGGAATTTTGGGAAAGTTTGAAGAAATGGATATGAAGGAAGCGTATAGGAATGGAAGATTTCTGAGGATTAAAGTTACTTTGGATCTCAAGCAGCCCTTGAAGAGGGGAACGGTTGTCAGATTTAAAGAGAAGAATCTACGGGTCCATTTCAAATATGAGAGGCTTCCGACTTTCTGCTTTGTTTGTGGGCGCCTTGGTCATCAGCTAAAGGATTGTGAGTCTGCCGGTGATCTCAGTGACGAGGGTTATGATGAAATTGAAGAGACGGATCTTTTGTACGGCCAGTGGCTGAGGGCATCTCCTTTGCCCAGAGTGCAGGAGGAAAATTCAAAAAAGAAAGATTCAACCTCTGGTTCGTGTAGCAGGAGCTTATTCAACCTCTCCTCAGGACAGAGTAAGTGTGAAACAAAAGGTAAAGAAAAGGAAGGAGAAGGAGAAGTGGAACAACTCAAAGGTGTCGGTGAAGGAAGGAAACAGGTTATGCCCAAGGATGCGGTTGGCCCAATTACGGGACGGGATAGTTTGCTGGAAATAGAAGCCGTGGCTGAATCTTTTGGAGCGGTAGACATTTCGAATGTGGGGACGGGGAAGTCTGGTTTGGACAAGGTTTCaggcagaaaaaagaaaaagtggACTAGACGACAACCTTCAAGGAAAAGGGAGGCAATCAATACAGAAAAGTTAGAAGTGGAGATAGGGAAGAGACAACTGGTAGATGTTATGATAACGGAGGGAGAAGTGGAGGAATGTGGAAGtggagagaagaagaggaagggaCAAAGTGCAATGGAGACCTCATTACAAAAGTCACCAGAGGTGGTGTTGGATGGCCAACACCGCCTAGGACAATGA